Proteins from a genomic interval of Brassica napus cultivar Da-Ae unplaced genomic scaffold, Da-Ae ScsIHWf_375;HRSCAF=593, whole genome shotgun sequence:
- the LOC125603677 gene encoding uncharacterized protein LOC125603677, translating to EQEQNQEDSGHHNQEDDAQSSGDGQGESTGSGESVAQSTGSDESVAQSTGSEESGAQSSEGHLMESNDFSREMKTRSSYQVKKGRENEWIWSDWVKTVFGSCGIWSNQIKEEPLKELVIFEDEAVQEITRKSGIEAASEERSKLVKGSEDKRVIRDWKQGKDELYQLVGRLKEVWLKLTARPEVIQERREQDVIFNFLVNEMCELVQYICDVCEKNKKSIQWKGVTNCKKGRLRKLSKVWFMRRKAWRKDSESGYLSDKMSLKMIKEAAQLVVRGECEQEQNQEDSGHHNQEDDAQSSGDGQGESTGSGESVAQSTGSDESVAQSTGSEESGAQSSEGEQEQNQEDSGHHNQEDDAQSSGDGQGESTGSGESGLSLLVQMRVWLSPLVQRRVELSLVK from the exons gtgagcaagagcaaaaccaagaagaTTCAGGTCATCATAATCAAGAGGATgatgctcagtctagtggagatgggcaaggAGAGTCTACTGGTTCAGGGGAGAGTGTGGCTCAGTCTACTGGTTCAGATGAGAGTGTGGCTCAGTCCACTGGTTCAGAGGAGAGTGGAGCTCAGTCTAGTGAAG GGCATCTGATGGAATCAAACGACTTTAGCAGagagatgaagacaagatcaagttatcaagtgaagaaagggagagaaaacGAGTGGATCTGGTCAGATTGGGTGAAAACAGTTTTTGGaagctgtgggatttggagtaatcagaTAAAGGAAGAACCTTTAAAGGAGTTGGTTATTTTTGAAGATGAAGCTGTTCAAGAGATCACTAGAAAGAGTGGGATTGAAGCAGCTAGTGAAGAAAGGTCCAAACTTGTGAAGGGCAGTGAGGACAAGAGAGTGATCCGTGACTGGaaacaaggaaaggatgagctttatcagcttgtgggaaggctgaaagAAGTGTGGCTGAAGCTTACAGCAAGGCCAGAGGTAATTCAAGAAAGGAGAGAACAAGATGTTATCTTTAACTTTCTTGTGAATGAGATGTGTGAGCTTGTTCAATACATTTGTGATGTGtgtgagaagaacaagaagtcaATTCAGTGGAAGGGTGTTACAAactgtaagaagggaaggttgagaaagcTTTCCAAAGTATGGTTCATGAGGAGAAAGGCTTGGAGGAAGGACAGTGAGTCTGGTTATCTGAGTGACAAGATGagcttgaagatgatcaaggagGCTGCGCAACTAGTGGTgagaggagagt gtgagcaagagcaaaaccaagaagaTTCAGGTCATCATAATCAAGAGGATgatgctcagtctagtggagatgggcaaggAGAGTCTACTGGTTCAGGGGAGAGTGTGGCTCAGTCTACTGGTTCAGATGAGAGTGTGGCTCAGTCCACTGGTTCAGAGGAGAGTGGAGCTCAGTCTAGTGAAG gtgagcaagagcaaaaccaagaagaTTCAGGTCATCATAATCAAGAGGATgatgctcagtctagtggagatgggcaaggAGAGTCTACTGGTTCAGGGGAGAGTGGGCTCAGTCTACTGGTTCAGATGAGAGTGTGGCTCAGTCCACTGGTTCAGAGGAGAGTGGAGCTCAGTCTAGTGAAG